A genomic region of Vitis vinifera cultivar Pinot Noir 40024 chromosome 7, ASM3070453v1 contains the following coding sequences:
- the LOC100245924 gene encoding uncharacterized protein LOC100245924 isoform X2: MPTSMEAEKNPQQEPKNLYEWAKQGKWNEVVESYKINPNTHKVKITRSGDTALHIAVLNGEENIVEELVKLIDKAAAKEPEKGNDSAAKEQESTSELKDQGSALESKEQASESAAKAEASASSAKEQAKGNDSAETPEGHPLKIANERGDTPLHLAASIGNFRMCHCIAQKHKDLVGARNKLAETPLFLAALHGKKDAFLCLHKICGPDEGSKYCRKNDGETILHCAIAGEYFDLAYQIIDKYGTLVDSVNEEGLTPLHLLASKPAVFRSGSHLGFFHNIIYHCIYVKKLGKEELPPLGNATSNDKRVDGKCPMNYQPCMNFRNVLIGTWNVLTQSGKRVNSEGGQTTSQNQDISDENLKEQTNNCLKGLWSIISKIAATCTKNSRKSDPEDPAEGHASACRSQATCRKNSQNSDNQVKPYKHALENPEEGNASASPNQGNEAAEEDQLCPPNYYTCFEFVKFIYRAMMVVLGIGARDVQKIRVMKEKHIWSAQIMKELLHCASPYEYDYSAGSQPELQNKTNKEDLTAALIEENEQKGQKDQKMDGKRLTFNMKDKGYVFDVDFSKGEVTLGPVEGNKQKDKKETPILIAAKNGITEMVMEILDCSPVAIHDKTSANKNIVMVAVENRQPNVYNLLLEKRILIETLFNAVDDEGNSALHLVAMATHHQPWLIPGAALQMQWEIKWYKYVEDSMPMHFSMRYNKANKTARQIFTEKHEELVKNGSAWLNTTSNSCSVVAALIATVAFATSATVPGGINEGNGTPTLERKPAFNVFSISSLIALCFSVNSLVMFLAILTSRHQERDFGRNLPNKMLFGLSSLFISIGAMLVSFCAGHFFLLKDELKYAAFPIYAVTCLPVAFFAVMQLPLYLDLMWATFRKVPKRSSTAVS; the protein is encoded by the exons ATGCCAACTTCAATGGAGGCTGAGAAGAACCCGCAGCAGGAGCCTAAAAACTTGTACGAATGGGCCAAGCAAGGCAAGTGGAACGAGGTTGTGGAGAGTTACAAAATCAACCCAAACACTCACAAGGTCAAGATAACGAGATCAGGGGACACAGCATTGCATATAGCCGTTTTGAATGGGGAAGAAAATATAGTTGAAGAACTAGTTAAATTGATTGATAAGGCTGCTGCTAAAGAACCTGAGAAAGGGAATGACTCAGCAGCAAAGGAGCAAGAGTCTACCTCAGAACTGAAGGACCAAGGGTCTGCCTTGGAATCAAAGGAGCAAGCGTCTGAATCAGCAGCTAAGGCGGAAGCGTCCGCCTCATCAGCAAAGGAGCAAGCGAAAGGGAATGATTCTGCAGAAACACCTGAAGGCCACCCTCTAAAGATAGCAAACGAGCGAGGGGATACCCCTCTCCATTTAGCAGCATCAATTGGAAATTTTCGCATGTGCCATTGTATTGCTCAAAAGCATAAAGACCTGGTGGGTGCTCGCAACAAATTAGCTGAAACACCCCTCTTCTTGGCCGCTCTCCATGGTAAGAAAGATGCTTTCCTTTGCCTCCATAAAATATGTGGCCCTGATGAAGGCTCTAAGTATTGCCGAAAGAACGATGGTGAAACTATTCTTCATTGTGCCATTGCTGGAGAATACTTCG ATTTGGCATATCAAATAATTGATAAATATGGTACACTTGTCGATTCTGTCAACGAGGAAGGACTCACTCCCCTCCATCTCCTCGCCAGTAAGCCTGCTGTATTCAGAAGTGGTTCTCACCTTGGTTTCTTCCACaatattatttatcatt GTATCTATGTCAAAAAGCTAGGGAAAGAGGAATTGCCCCCTCTGGGCAATGCGACTTCTAATGACAAAAGGGTGGATGGGAAGTGTCCGATGAATTACCAGCCATGTATGAACTTCCGTAATGTGCTGATTGGAACATGGAACGTGCTTACACAATCAG GCAAGAGAGTGAATTCAGAAGGAGGACAAACAACTTCCCAAAATCAAG ATATATCTGATGAGAATCTCAAGGAGCAAACGAATAACTGCCTCAAGGGTCTTTGGAGCATAATCAGTAAAATTGCAG CAACTTGTACAAAAAATTCACGAAAATCAGACCCGGAGGACCCTGCCGAAGGACATGCCAGTGCTTGCCGAAGTCAAG CAACTTGTAGAAAAAATTCACAAAACTCTGACAATCAAGTGAAGCCTTATAAGCATGCCCTGGAGAACCCTGAGGAGGGAAATGCTAGTGCTTCCCCAAATCAAG GTAACGAAGCTGCTGAAGAAGACCAACTGTGTCCACCAAATTATTATACTTGTTTCGAGTTTGTCAAATTTATATACAGGGCAATGATGGTGGTCCTTGGAATAG GGGCAAGAGATGTACAGAAGATACGAGTAATGAAAGAGAAGCACATATGGTCTGCTCAGATCATGAAGGAGCTACTTCACTGTGCTTCCCCTTATGAGTATGATTACTCAGCAGGAAGTCAGCCTGAGCTCCAAAACAAGACAAACAAGGAAGATCTAACCGCAGCattaattgaagaaaatgaacaaaaggGCCAAAAGGATCAGAAGATGGATG GGAAGAGACTTACTTTCAATATGAAGGACAAAGGGTATGTTTTTGATGTGGACTTCAGCAAGGGAGAGGTAACTCTGGGACCAGTTGAAGGAAACAAACAGAAGGACAAAAAGGAGACACCAATATTAATTGCAGCAAAGAACGGTATCACGGAAATGGTGATGGAAATCCTTGACTGTTCTCCAGTGGCCATCCATGACAAGACTTCTGCGAACAAGAATATAGTGATGGTGGCAGTGGAGAATAGACAACCAAACGTGTATAACCTCTTACTGGAGAAGAGAATTCTGATAGAGACTTTGTTCAATGCAGTTGATGATGAAGGGAATAGCGCATTGCATCTGGTTGCAATGGCCACTCATCATCAACCTTGGCTTATTCCTGGTGCGGCCTTACAAATGCAATGGGAAATCAAGTGGTACAAG TATGTGGAAGATTCCATGCCAATGCATTTCTCTATGCGCTACAACAAGGCTAATAAGACAGCAAGGCAGATCTTCACAGAGAAGCACGAAGAGCTAGTAAAAAATGGTAGTGCATGGCTCAACACCACCTCCAACTCATGCTCCGTAGTGGCAGCACTCATAGCCACAGTTGCCTTCGCCACATCAGCCACTGTTCCAGGAGGCATCAACGAAGGAAATGGCACACCCACTCTGGAACGCAAGCCGGCGTTTAATGTATTTTCCATTTCATCACTCATTGCTCTATGCTTCTCAGTAAATTCCCTGGTCATGTTTCTGGCCATTCTCACCTCAAGACACCAAGAAAGGGATTTCGGCCGTAATTTGCCTAACAAGATGTTGTTTGGTTTGTCGTCTCTCTTTATATCTATTGGAGCAATGCTTGTCTCCTTCTGTGCAGGGCATTTCTTTCTCCTCAAAGACGAACTCAAATATGCTGCATTCCCAATATATGCTGTGACATGCCTGCCAGTGGCTTTTTTCGCTGTGATGCAACTCCCGTTGTACCTTGATCTCATGTGGGCTACTTTTAGGAAGGTGCCAAAACGCAGCAGCACTGCAGTTTCATAG
- the LOC100245924 gene encoding uncharacterized protein LOC100245924 isoform X3 — MPTSMEAEKNPQQEPKNLYEWAKQGKWNEVVESYKINPNTHKVKITRSGDTALHIAVLNGEENIVEELVKLIDKAAAKEPEKGNDSAAKEQESTSELKDQGSALESKEQASESAAKAEASASSAKEQAKGNDSAETPEGHPLKIANERGDTPLHLAASIGNFRMCHCIAQKHKDLVGARNKLAETPLFLAALHGKKDAFLCLHKICGPDEGSKYCRKNDGETILHCAIAGEYFDLAYQIIDKYGTLVDSVNEEGLTPLHLLASKPAVFRSGSHLGFFHNIIYHCIYVKKLGKEELPPLGNATSNDKRVDGKCPMNYQPCMNFRNVLIGTWNVLTQSGKRVNSEGGQTTSQNQATCTKNSRKSDPEDPAEGHASACRSQATCRKNSQNSDNQVKPYKHALENPEEGNASASPNQGNEAAEEDQLCPPNYYTCFEFVKFIYRAMMVVLGIGARDVQKIRVMKEKHIWSAQIMKELLHCASPYEYDYSAGSQPELQNKTNKEDLTAALIEENEQKGQKDQKMDGGKRLTFNMKDKGYVFDVDFSKGEVTLGPVEGNKQKDKKETPILIAAKNGITEMVMEILDCSPVAIHDKTSANKNIVMVAVENRQPNVYNLLLEKRILIETLFNAVDDEGNSALHLVAMATHHQPWLIPGAALQMQWEIKWYKYVEDSMPMHFSMRYNKANKTARQIFTEKHEELVKNGSAWLNTTSNSCSVVAALIATVAFATSATVPGGINEGNGTPTLERKPAFNVFSISSLIALCFSVNSLVMFLAILTSRHQERDFGRNLPNKMLFGLSSLFISIGAMLVSFCAGHFFLLKDELKYAAFPIYAVTCLPVAFFAVMQLPLYLDLMWATFRKVPKRSSTAVS; from the exons ATGCCAACTTCAATGGAGGCTGAGAAGAACCCGCAGCAGGAGCCTAAAAACTTGTACGAATGGGCCAAGCAAGGCAAGTGGAACGAGGTTGTGGAGAGTTACAAAATCAACCCAAACACTCACAAGGTCAAGATAACGAGATCAGGGGACACAGCATTGCATATAGCCGTTTTGAATGGGGAAGAAAATATAGTTGAAGAACTAGTTAAATTGATTGATAAGGCTGCTGCTAAAGAACCTGAGAAAGGGAATGACTCAGCAGCAAAGGAGCAAGAGTCTACCTCAGAACTGAAGGACCAAGGGTCTGCCTTGGAATCAAAGGAGCAAGCGTCTGAATCAGCAGCTAAGGCGGAAGCGTCCGCCTCATCAGCAAAGGAGCAAGCGAAAGGGAATGATTCTGCAGAAACACCTGAAGGCCACCCTCTAAAGATAGCAAACGAGCGAGGGGATACCCCTCTCCATTTAGCAGCATCAATTGGAAATTTTCGCATGTGCCATTGTATTGCTCAAAAGCATAAAGACCTGGTGGGTGCTCGCAACAAATTAGCTGAAACACCCCTCTTCTTGGCCGCTCTCCATGGTAAGAAAGATGCTTTCCTTTGCCTCCATAAAATATGTGGCCCTGATGAAGGCTCTAAGTATTGCCGAAAGAACGATGGTGAAACTATTCTTCATTGTGCCATTGCTGGAGAATACTTCG ATTTGGCATATCAAATAATTGATAAATATGGTACACTTGTCGATTCTGTCAACGAGGAAGGACTCACTCCCCTCCATCTCCTCGCCAGTAAGCCTGCTGTATTCAGAAGTGGTTCTCACCTTGGTTTCTTCCACaatattatttatcatt GTATCTATGTCAAAAAGCTAGGGAAAGAGGAATTGCCCCCTCTGGGCAATGCGACTTCTAATGACAAAAGGGTGGATGGGAAGTGTCCGATGAATTACCAGCCATGTATGAACTTCCGTAATGTGCTGATTGGAACATGGAACGTGCTTACACAATCAG GCAAGAGAGTGAATTCAGAAGGAGGACAAACAACTTCCCAAAATCAAG CAACTTGTACAAAAAATTCACGAAAATCAGACCCGGAGGACCCTGCCGAAGGACATGCCAGTGCTTGCCGAAGTCAAG CAACTTGTAGAAAAAATTCACAAAACTCTGACAATCAAGTGAAGCCTTATAAGCATGCCCTGGAGAACCCTGAGGAGGGAAATGCTAGTGCTTCCCCAAATCAAG GTAACGAAGCTGCTGAAGAAGACCAACTGTGTCCACCAAATTATTATACTTGTTTCGAGTTTGTCAAATTTATATACAGGGCAATGATGGTGGTCCTTGGAATAG GGGCAAGAGATGTACAGAAGATACGAGTAATGAAAGAGAAGCACATATGGTCTGCTCAGATCATGAAGGAGCTACTTCACTGTGCTTCCCCTTATGAGTATGATTACTCAGCAGGAAGTCAGCCTGAGCTCCAAAACAAGACAAACAAGGAAGATCTAACCGCAGCattaattgaagaaaatgaacaaaaggGCCAAAAGGATCAGAAGATGGATGGTG GGAAGAGACTTACTTTCAATATGAAGGACAAAGGGTATGTTTTTGATGTGGACTTCAGCAAGGGAGAGGTAACTCTGGGACCAGTTGAAGGAAACAAACAGAAGGACAAAAAGGAGACACCAATATTAATTGCAGCAAAGAACGGTATCACGGAAATGGTGATGGAAATCCTTGACTGTTCTCCAGTGGCCATCCATGACAAGACTTCTGCGAACAAGAATATAGTGATGGTGGCAGTGGAGAATAGACAACCAAACGTGTATAACCTCTTACTGGAGAAGAGAATTCTGATAGAGACTTTGTTCAATGCAGTTGATGATGAAGGGAATAGCGCATTGCATCTGGTTGCAATGGCCACTCATCATCAACCTTGGCTTATTCCTGGTGCGGCCTTACAAATGCAATGGGAAATCAAGTGGTACAAG TATGTGGAAGATTCCATGCCAATGCATTTCTCTATGCGCTACAACAAGGCTAATAAGACAGCAAGGCAGATCTTCACAGAGAAGCACGAAGAGCTAGTAAAAAATGGTAGTGCATGGCTCAACACCACCTCCAACTCATGCTCCGTAGTGGCAGCACTCATAGCCACAGTTGCCTTCGCCACATCAGCCACTGTTCCAGGAGGCATCAACGAAGGAAATGGCACACCCACTCTGGAACGCAAGCCGGCGTTTAATGTATTTTCCATTTCATCACTCATTGCTCTATGCTTCTCAGTAAATTCCCTGGTCATGTTTCTGGCCATTCTCACCTCAAGACACCAAGAAAGGGATTTCGGCCGTAATTTGCCTAACAAGATGTTGTTTGGTTTGTCGTCTCTCTTTATATCTATTGGAGCAATGCTTGTCTCCTTCTGTGCAGGGCATTTCTTTCTCCTCAAAGACGAACTCAAATATGCTGCATTCCCAATATATGCTGTGACATGCCTGCCAGTGGCTTTTTTCGCTGTGATGCAACTCCCGTTGTACCTTGATCTCATGTGGGCTACTTTTAGGAAGGTGCCAAAACGCAGCAGCACTGCAGTTTCATAG
- the LOC100245924 gene encoding uncharacterized protein LOC100245924 isoform X1 yields MPTSMEAEKNPQQEPKNLYEWAKQGKWNEVVESYKINPNTHKVKITRSGDTALHIAVLNGEENIVEELVKLIDKAAAKEPEKGNDSAAKEQESTSELKDQGSALESKEQASESAAKAEASASSAKEQAKGNDSAETPEGHPLKIANERGDTPLHLAASIGNFRMCHCIAQKHKDLVGARNKLAETPLFLAALHGKKDAFLCLHKICGPDEGSKYCRKNDGETILHCAIAGEYFDLAYQIIDKYGTLVDSVNEEGLTPLHLLASKPAVFRSGSHLGFFHNIIYHCIYVKKLGKEELPPLGNATSNDKRVDGKCPMNYQPCMNFRNVLIGTWNVLTQSGKRVNSEGGQTTSQNQDISDENLKEQTNNCLKGLWSIISKIAATCTKNSRKSDPEDPAEGHASACRSQATCRKNSQNSDNQVKPYKHALENPEEGNASASPNQGNEAAEEDQLCPPNYYTCFEFVKFIYRAMMVVLGIGARDVQKIRVMKEKHIWSAQIMKELLHCASPYEYDYSAGSQPELQNKTNKEDLTAALIEENEQKGQKDQKMDGGKRLTFNMKDKGYVFDVDFSKGEVTLGPVEGNKQKDKKETPILIAAKNGITEMVMEILDCSPVAIHDKTSANKNIVMVAVENRQPNVYNLLLEKRILIETLFNAVDDEGNSALHLVAMATHHQPWLIPGAALQMQWEIKWYKYVEDSMPMHFSMRYNKANKTARQIFTEKHEELVKNGSAWLNTTSNSCSVVAALIATVAFATSATVPGGINEGNGTPTLERKPAFNVFSISSLIALCFSVNSLVMFLAILTSRHQERDFGRNLPNKMLFGLSSLFISIGAMLVSFCAGHFFLLKDELKYAAFPIYAVTCLPVAFFAVMQLPLYLDLMWATFRKVPKRSSTAVS; encoded by the exons ATGCCAACTTCAATGGAGGCTGAGAAGAACCCGCAGCAGGAGCCTAAAAACTTGTACGAATGGGCCAAGCAAGGCAAGTGGAACGAGGTTGTGGAGAGTTACAAAATCAACCCAAACACTCACAAGGTCAAGATAACGAGATCAGGGGACACAGCATTGCATATAGCCGTTTTGAATGGGGAAGAAAATATAGTTGAAGAACTAGTTAAATTGATTGATAAGGCTGCTGCTAAAGAACCTGAGAAAGGGAATGACTCAGCAGCAAAGGAGCAAGAGTCTACCTCAGAACTGAAGGACCAAGGGTCTGCCTTGGAATCAAAGGAGCAAGCGTCTGAATCAGCAGCTAAGGCGGAAGCGTCCGCCTCATCAGCAAAGGAGCAAGCGAAAGGGAATGATTCTGCAGAAACACCTGAAGGCCACCCTCTAAAGATAGCAAACGAGCGAGGGGATACCCCTCTCCATTTAGCAGCATCAATTGGAAATTTTCGCATGTGCCATTGTATTGCTCAAAAGCATAAAGACCTGGTGGGTGCTCGCAACAAATTAGCTGAAACACCCCTCTTCTTGGCCGCTCTCCATGGTAAGAAAGATGCTTTCCTTTGCCTCCATAAAATATGTGGCCCTGATGAAGGCTCTAAGTATTGCCGAAAGAACGATGGTGAAACTATTCTTCATTGTGCCATTGCTGGAGAATACTTCG ATTTGGCATATCAAATAATTGATAAATATGGTACACTTGTCGATTCTGTCAACGAGGAAGGACTCACTCCCCTCCATCTCCTCGCCAGTAAGCCTGCTGTATTCAGAAGTGGTTCTCACCTTGGTTTCTTCCACaatattatttatcatt GTATCTATGTCAAAAAGCTAGGGAAAGAGGAATTGCCCCCTCTGGGCAATGCGACTTCTAATGACAAAAGGGTGGATGGGAAGTGTCCGATGAATTACCAGCCATGTATGAACTTCCGTAATGTGCTGATTGGAACATGGAACGTGCTTACACAATCAG GCAAGAGAGTGAATTCAGAAGGAGGACAAACAACTTCCCAAAATCAAG ATATATCTGATGAGAATCTCAAGGAGCAAACGAATAACTGCCTCAAGGGTCTTTGGAGCATAATCAGTAAAATTGCAG CAACTTGTACAAAAAATTCACGAAAATCAGACCCGGAGGACCCTGCCGAAGGACATGCCAGTGCTTGCCGAAGTCAAG CAACTTGTAGAAAAAATTCACAAAACTCTGACAATCAAGTGAAGCCTTATAAGCATGCCCTGGAGAACCCTGAGGAGGGAAATGCTAGTGCTTCCCCAAATCAAG GTAACGAAGCTGCTGAAGAAGACCAACTGTGTCCACCAAATTATTATACTTGTTTCGAGTTTGTCAAATTTATATACAGGGCAATGATGGTGGTCCTTGGAATAG GGGCAAGAGATGTACAGAAGATACGAGTAATGAAAGAGAAGCACATATGGTCTGCTCAGATCATGAAGGAGCTACTTCACTGTGCTTCCCCTTATGAGTATGATTACTCAGCAGGAAGTCAGCCTGAGCTCCAAAACAAGACAAACAAGGAAGATCTAACCGCAGCattaattgaagaaaatgaacaaaaggGCCAAAAGGATCAGAAGATGGATGGTG GGAAGAGACTTACTTTCAATATGAAGGACAAAGGGTATGTTTTTGATGTGGACTTCAGCAAGGGAGAGGTAACTCTGGGACCAGTTGAAGGAAACAAACAGAAGGACAAAAAGGAGACACCAATATTAATTGCAGCAAAGAACGGTATCACGGAAATGGTGATGGAAATCCTTGACTGTTCTCCAGTGGCCATCCATGACAAGACTTCTGCGAACAAGAATATAGTGATGGTGGCAGTGGAGAATAGACAACCAAACGTGTATAACCTCTTACTGGAGAAGAGAATTCTGATAGAGACTTTGTTCAATGCAGTTGATGATGAAGGGAATAGCGCATTGCATCTGGTTGCAATGGCCACTCATCATCAACCTTGGCTTATTCCTGGTGCGGCCTTACAAATGCAATGGGAAATCAAGTGGTACAAG TATGTGGAAGATTCCATGCCAATGCATTTCTCTATGCGCTACAACAAGGCTAATAAGACAGCAAGGCAGATCTTCACAGAGAAGCACGAAGAGCTAGTAAAAAATGGTAGTGCATGGCTCAACACCACCTCCAACTCATGCTCCGTAGTGGCAGCACTCATAGCCACAGTTGCCTTCGCCACATCAGCCACTGTTCCAGGAGGCATCAACGAAGGAAATGGCACACCCACTCTGGAACGCAAGCCGGCGTTTAATGTATTTTCCATTTCATCACTCATTGCTCTATGCTTCTCAGTAAATTCCCTGGTCATGTTTCTGGCCATTCTCACCTCAAGACACCAAGAAAGGGATTTCGGCCGTAATTTGCCTAACAAGATGTTGTTTGGTTTGTCGTCTCTCTTTATATCTATTGGAGCAATGCTTGTCTCCTTCTGTGCAGGGCATTTCTTTCTCCTCAAAGACGAACTCAAATATGCTGCATTCCCAATATATGCTGTGACATGCCTGCCAGTGGCTTTTTTCGCTGTGATGCAACTCCCGTTGTACCTTGATCTCATGTGGGCTACTTTTAGGAAGGTGCCAAAACGCAGCAGCACTGCAGTTTCATAG
- the LOC100251067 gene encoding uncharacterized protein LOC100251067, translating to MEFTIEDADLHTIKKNLFNYAMQGKWNEVVNIWRQHPRAHKAEIVVSGDTALHVAVSEGKESIVEELVELIRETELDALEMRNEQGNTPLHLAASMGNVPICKCLAGKHPKLVGVRNHENETPLFSAVLHGRKDAFLCLHKICDRTKQYEYSRRADGKTILHCAIFGEFLDLAFQIIYLNEDFVSSVDEEGFTPLHLLAGKPSAFKSGTHLSWISNIIYQCLIVEKLEKNESYNHFNRASDDKKPRYPDNYGTCMSFWKIIKVPVSMGRGKSDDSMDAENPKEKGHQSRNGAQQHRLLPPNYDIIFEFIKLAYKAMLVFLGLGTRNIEKIKEKKEKHTWSCQIMDELLQRASIYEYDRTGKKPLASQYYRDEEARPENVFLSDAKQNDNTGGMKQNENKKDEKKKTRKLAKMDTPILIAAKNGVKEMVEKILELFPVAIHDRDSERKNAVLLAVENRQPEVFEVLVKRNFMRDTVFSAVDNEGNSALHLAAMLRDTLPWHIPGHALQMQWEIKWYKYVKKSMPHHFFSHFNNHNMTPKEIFTEDHGELVRKGGKWLNNTSSSCSVVAALIATVAFSSTASIPGSFNDKNGLPILEHATEFTIFAIASLIALCFSVTSLIMFLAILTSRHQEKDFHKQLPKKLAWGLTALFISIGSMLISFCAAHYLVLKDKLQHVAGPVYAVACLPIAFFAVAQFPLYLDLLRATSRKVPQRSYKVDL from the exons ATGGAATTTACAATTGAGGATGCAGATCTGCATACCATTAAGAAAAACTTGTTCAATTATGCCATGCAAGGCAAATGGAATGAAGTTGTCAACATATGGAGGCAACATCCAAGGGCTCACAAGGCTGAGATAGTTGTATCTGGAGACACTGCATTGCATGTTGCGGTCTCAGAAGGCAAAGAAAGTATAGTTGAGGAACTAGTTGAGTTGATCAGAGAAACAGAGCTGGATGCTCTGGAGATGAGAAATGAGCAAGGGAACACACCTCTCCATTTAGCTGCATCAATGGGAAATGTTCCCATATGCAAGTGTTTGGCTGGTAAGCATCCGAAACTGGTTGGTGTCCGCAACCATGAAAATGAAACGCCCCTCTTCTCAGCTGTCCTTCATGGTAGGAAAGATGCTTTCCTCTGCCTTCACAAAATATGTGACAGGACCAAACAGTATGAGTACAGTCGAAGGGCCGATGGCAAAACTATTCTTCACTGTGCCATATTTGGAGAATTCTTAG ATTTAGCATTCCAAATAATATATCTGAATGAAGATTTTGTTAGTTCTGTTGATGAGGAAGGGTTTACTCCACTGCATCTCCTGGCTGGTAAGCCCAGTGCATTCAAAAGTGGTACTCACCTCAGCTGGATCAGCAATATCATTTATCAAT gTCTAATTGTCGAGAAGCTGGAGAAAAATGAGAGCTACAATCATTTCAACAGAGCTTCTGATGACAAGAAACCCCGGTATCCAGACAACTATGGAACTTGTATGAGTTTCTGGAAGATAATTAAAGTACCAG TTTCAATGGGTAGGGGAAAAAGCGATGACTCAATGGATGCAGAAAATCCTAAAGAAAAAG gtCACCAATCAAGAAATGGAGCTCAACAACATCGACTGTTGCCGCCAAATTATGATATTATCTTTGAGTTCATCAAGCTTGCATATAAGGCAATGCTGGTTTTCTTAGGATTGG GAACAAGAAatatagagaaaataaaagagaagaaagagaaacacACATGGTCGTGTCAGATCATGGATGAACTACTTCAACGTGCTTCAATATACGAGTACGATAGGACTGGAAAGAAACCCCTGGCATCACAATACTATAGAGATGAGGAGGCAAGGCCTGAAAATGTATTCCTTTCAGATGCTAAACAAAACGATAATACAGGAGGAATGAAacaaaatgagaataaaaaag atgagaagaagaaaactagGAAGCTGGCAAAAATGGATACTCCAATATTGATTGCAGCAAAGAATGGTGTGAAGGAAATGGTCGAGAAAATCCTTGAACTATTTCCAGTAGCCATTCATGACAGGGACTCAGAAAGAAAGAATGCAGTGCTTTTAGCAGTGGAGAATAGACAACCTGAAGTATTTGAGGTTTTAGTTAAGAGGAATTTTATGAGAGACACTGTGTTCAGTGCAGTGGATAATGAGGGGAATAGTGCACTGCATCTTGCTGCAATGTTAAGAGACACCCTACCGTGGCATATACCTGGCCATGCATTGCAAATGCAGTGGGAGATCAAGTGGTATAAG TATGTGAAGAAATCTATGCCGCATCATTTCTTCAGTCACTTCAACAATCACAATATGACTCCAAAGGAGATCTTTACAGAAGATCATGGTGAGCTTGTGCGCAAAGGAGGAAAATGGCTAAATAACACCTCCAGTTCGTGCTCTGTTGTTGCAGCCCTTATTGCAACGGTGGCCTTTTCTTCAACAGCCAGTATACCAGGcagttttaatgataaaaacgGCCTACCGATTCTTGAACACGCTACAGAATTTACCATCTTTGCAATTGCATCACTTATTGCTCTTTGCTTTTCGGTGACTTCCCTCATCATGTTTCTGGCCATTCTCACCTCCAGGCATCAAGAAAAAGATTTTCACAAACAACTGCCTAAGAAGCTTGCTTGGGGTCTAACAGCTCTCTTCATATCCATAGGGTCCatgttgatttctttttgtgCAGCACACTATCTTGTCCTTAAGGACAAATTGCAACATGTTGCAGGTCCAGTATATGCAGTGGCCTGCCTGCCAATTGCATTCTTTGCTGTGGCTCAGTTTCCCTTATATCTTGATCTTCTACGAGCTACTTCTAGGAAGGTGCCACAGAGAAGCTACAAGGTGGATCTCTAG